The Mucilaginibacter mallensis genome has a segment encoding these proteins:
- a CDS encoding ABC transporter ATP-binding protein, producing the protein MIKITDLEKFYRTEEVETIALNKLSMEVGTGEFVAIMGPSGCGKSTLLNILGMLDDPDEGSYMFNSIEVAHFNERKRADLRKHNIGFVFQSFNLIDELTVFENVELPLIYTGVPSAERVKRVEEVLDKMQIMHRRNHYPQQLSGGQQQRVAIARAVVNKPKLILADEPTGNLDSSNGNDVMELLTDLNEQGTTIIMVTHSEHDARYSHRIIRLLDGQTVMENIMI; encoded by the coding sequence ATGATAAAAATTACCGATCTCGAAAAATTTTACCGTACCGAAGAGGTAGAAACCATTGCACTAAATAAGCTGTCAATGGAAGTTGGAACAGGCGAATTTGTTGCCATAATGGGTCCATCGGGCTGTGGAAAATCAACATTGCTGAACATTTTAGGAATGCTTGACGATCCGGATGAAGGCAGCTATATGTTCAACAGCATTGAAGTTGCACATTTCAATGAGCGTAAGCGTGCCGATCTGCGCAAGCATAACATTGGTTTTGTGTTCCAGAGCTTTAACCTTATTGATGAGCTTACCGTTTTTGAAAACGTTGAGCTGCCATTGATCTACACCGGCGTGCCATCGGCAGAGCGTGTGAAAAGGGTGGAAGAAGTGTTGGACAAAATGCAGATAATGCACCGCCGCAATCACTATCCGCAGCAGTTATCAGGTGGTCAGCAACAGCGTGTGGCTATTGCCCGTGCGGTAGTTAACAAACCAAAACTAATACTTGCGGATGAGCCCACAGGTAACCTTGACAGCAGCAACGGTAACGATGTAATGGAACTGTTAACTGATTTGAACGAACAGGGCACCACTATTATAATGGTAACACACTCCGAGCATGATGCTCGTTACAGCCACCGTATTATCCGCCTGCTTGACGGACAAACAGTGATGGAAAATATCATGATCTGA
- a CDS encoding ABC transporter permease: protein MIRNYIKTAFRSLRKNKGFTAINVLGLALGLATCLLIVFYVADELSYDRYNENAGRIYRVNEQLKLGDNKVEYAVCMPPLAKTLKNDFPDVENTVRLKNLGGMHVKKGNENILEYNTLFADPSIFDVFTLPILYGNKATALTEPNTVVITESTAKKYFNKVDVVGENLITDGNKAFKITAVIKDIPQQSHFHADFLVSMSSFPDSRSNEWLRSDYNTYVLMRKGADYKKLEAQFPQFLRKYSGGQMQDELKMSYDAFEKNGSYFRMNMIPLIDIHLHSNQTGELGINGTEQYVYIFSAIAIFILLIACVNFMNLSTARSANRAREVGVRKVLGSARKYLIAQFLSESMIVTLIAVIISIVLVVLFLPAFNQFADKNIIITAHTLVWLIPVSLLAVLVIGFLAGLYPAFFLSAFQPIDVLKGKISSGFKGGRLRSFLVVFQFSISIFLIIGTLVIYNQLHYIQSRDLGYNRNQVLVIHNAFELGNHSQAFKQEIRQLPGVQNATLTGFLPTSLNRSTAIFYKEAVADPKKSIFPQTWNVDEDYVKTLGMKIAAGRNFSNQILSDSSSVVINETAAKFLGFTDPVNKIIYKSSGGPNPTFKAYTIIGVVKDFNFSSLRQNIDPVIMQLNEDTGNLSIRVNTANISGLLTQVEDKWKGMSQAHFEYSFMDQDFDKLYRSEQRTGTIFMVFTVLAIAIACLGLFGLAAYAAEQRTKEIGIRKVLGASIPNIAGMLSKDFIKLVFIAIVISSPIAWYLMQKWLQDFAYRVNFHWWIIALAGVAAILIALITISFQSIKAAIANPVESLRSE, encoded by the coding sequence ATGATAAGAAACTATATAAAAACAGCTTTTCGGTCCCTTCGAAAAAATAAGGGGTTTACAGCCATTAATGTGCTTGGGCTTGCGCTTGGTTTAGCTACTTGTTTGCTTATTGTATTTTATGTAGCCGATGAGTTAAGTTATGACAGGTATAACGAAAATGCCGGCCGTATATATCGTGTAAACGAGCAATTGAAATTAGGCGATAACAAGGTGGAGTATGCTGTTTGCATGCCGCCACTTGCCAAAACGCTAAAAAACGATTTCCCTGATGTAGAAAATACTGTGCGGTTGAAAAACCTTGGCGGCATGCATGTTAAAAAGGGAAATGAAAATATTCTCGAATATAATACCCTGTTTGCCGACCCATCTATATTTGATGTTTTTACCCTGCCAATTCTCTATGGTAACAAAGCAACTGCTTTAACCGAACCTAACACAGTGGTGATCACCGAATCAACCGCTAAAAAATATTTTAACAAGGTTGATGTGGTTGGTGAAAATTTAATCACCGATGGAAACAAGGCATTTAAAATTACCGCGGTAATAAAGGATATACCGCAACAATCGCATTTCCATGCCGATTTTTTGGTGTCGATGTCCTCATTTCCTGATAGCCGCTCCAATGAATGGTTAAGAAGTGATTATAACACCTATGTTTTAATGCGCAAGGGCGCCGACTATAAAAAGCTGGAAGCGCAGTTCCCGCAATTTTTGCGCAAATATAGTGGCGGACAAATGCAGGATGAACTAAAAATGAGTTATGACGCATTTGAAAAAAATGGCAGCTATTTCAGGATGAATATGATTCCGCTGATCGATATACACCTGCACTCTAACCAAACCGGTGAACTAGGCATAAATGGCACCGAGCAATACGTGTATATCTTCTCGGCTATAGCCATATTTATATTATTAATAGCTTGTGTAAACTTCATGAACCTCTCAACAGCCCGTTCAGCCAACAGGGCACGGGAGGTTGGTGTACGCAAGGTATTGGGGTCGGCAAGGAAGTATCTGATAGCCCAGTTCTTATCCGAATCAATGATCGTTACATTGATTGCGGTAATCATATCAATAGTGCTTGTTGTATTGTTTTTACCGGCATTTAATCAGTTTGCTGATAAAAATATCATTATAACAGCGCATACACTTGTTTGGCTCATTCCAGTGTCATTATTGGCAGTCCTTGTGATCGGCTTTTTAGCAGGCTTGTATCCGGCCTTCTTTTTATCAGCCTTTCAGCCAATTGATGTGCTGAAAGGGAAAATCTCAAGTGGGTTTAAGGGTGGCAGGTTAAGGAGTTTCCTGGTTGTTTTCCAGTTTTCTATATCCATATTTTTAATCATAGGTACATTGGTTATTTATAACCAGCTGCATTATATCCAAAGCCGCGATCTGGGTTACAACCGTAACCAGGTTTTAGTTATACACAACGCGTTTGAGCTGGGTAATCATTCGCAGGCGTTTAAGCAGGAAATAAGACAACTGCCGGGCGTACAAAATGCTACTTTAACCGGGTTTTTGCCTACCTCGCTAAACCGTAGTACGGCTATTTTTTATAAGGAAGCAGTAGCAGATCCTAAAAAATCTATATTCCCGCAAACCTGGAATGTAGACGAGGATTATGTAAAAACACTGGGTATGAAAATAGCCGCAGGGCGTAACTTTTCAAATCAAATACTATCGGATTCTAGCTCGGTGGTGATCAATGAAACAGCCGCAAAATTTTTAGGCTTTACCGATCCGGTTAACAAGATCATTTACAAATCATCCGGCGGCCCAAATCCTACATTTAAAGCCTATACCATTATCGGAGTTGTTAAGGATTTTAATTTTAGCTCTTTAAGGCAAAATATCGACCCGGTAATTATGCAGTTAAACGAGGATACCGGTAATTTAAGCATAAGGGTAAATACCGCTAACATATCTGGCCTACTTACCCAGGTTGAGGATAAATGGAAGGGTATGTCGCAGGCGCACTTCGAGTATTCATTTATGGATCAGGATTTTGATAAACTTTACCGCTCGGAGCAACGTACCGGAACTATATTTATGGTATTTACAGTACTGGCAATCGCTATCGCATGCCTGGGCCTATTTGGCTTGGCGGCTTATGCGGCCGAACAGCGTACAAAAGAAATCGGCATCCGCAAAGTTTTAGGTGCCAGCATTCCGAATATCGCAGGCATGCTATCAAAAGATTTTATAAAACTGGTGTTTATAGCCATCGTGATTTCATCGCCTATAGCCTGGTATTTAATGCAAAAATGGCTGCAGGATTTTGCTTACAGAGTAAACTTCCACTGGTGGATAATTGCATTGGCAGGCGTGGCGGCTATACTTATTGCTTTAATAACTATCAGTTTTCAATCCATTAAAGCGGCTATTGCCAACCCGGTTGAAAGTTTGCGTTCTGAATAG
- a CDS encoding ABC transporter permease, translated as MIKNYIKIAWRNIKKHVAFSLINAGGLTLGIASCLLLLLYVSYHLGYDHQFKNIDNIYIVENNQPGDGKIYTFSATPSQAAMAIKNEVPGVLQAARVIDYTGNGLLAYNNNSFKKQGLYTDPGYFSIFSYHFIKGDPAKALIQPNSIVITEALAKTLFGNKDPMNKVVSFNSNIPLMVTGIIENMPANTSFKFDYAIPYVQYENANAWTKSGNWGSNFCRTVVLLKDPSALARANNILGTMVGKHDQGNKNQLFLFPFTKLHLYNKFENGKSAGGEIQQIHLFEILATCILLIACVNFMNLSTARSEERAKEVGIRKAIGSGRGPLVTQFIIESLILSFISTILAVIVLSICVPFFNNLLNIKLVLPIGSWPAWLLVVGLALFTGLISGSYPAFYLSSFQPIKVLKGVFKGSKSVLPIRKVLVVIQFAFAVFLITATICIYRQIRYIQSMPNGYDKNSLVEVPVEGTLSKKANALITELKNNGAIIHASNLSQSITENGSNTWGIDWQGKDPNQKILFDIFYAGFDLTKTTGVKLVAGREFSAEYPADTTAKIQTVMINETAAKLMKQSLGAIIKWGDQPVTIVGIYKDFVWGSPYQKTPPMVTFCNGFGGSVIALRLNPAKSTTASIDLINKSLKEINPAYPPTINFVDKEFEQKFQNEKVLALLANIFGGLAIVISCLGLFGLAAYAAEQRTKEIGVRKVLGASVTNLVGLLSKDFLILVLIAIVPAIALSIYVLNKWLTNYEYRITLSWWIMALASVITIVIALLTVSYQAIKAAVANPIKSLRSE; from the coding sequence ATGATAAAGAATTACATTAAAATCGCCTGGCGAAACATTAAAAAGCATGTGGCATTCTCGCTTATAAATGCGGGTGGATTAACTTTAGGTATTGCCAGCTGCTTGCTGCTTTTGCTGTATGTGTCCTATCATTTAGGATACGATCATCAGTTTAAAAATATCGACAATATTTACATTGTTGAGAACAATCAGCCCGGTGATGGTAAGATATATACCTTTTCTGCAACACCCTCACAGGCTGCCATGGCTATTAAAAATGAGGTGCCGGGTGTGTTGCAAGCCGCACGTGTAATTGATTATACAGGCAATGGGCTTTTGGCATACAATAACAACAGTTTTAAAAAACAGGGATTGTATACTGATCCGGGCTATTTCTCCATATTCTCTTATCACTTTATTAAAGGCGATCCTGCAAAGGCATTAATTCAGCCAAATTCAATAGTTATTACTGAAGCCCTGGCCAAAACCCTGTTTGGCAATAAAGACCCCATGAACAAAGTGGTTAGTTTTAACAGTAATATACCCTTAATGGTTACGGGTATTATTGAAAATATGCCTGCAAATACCTCATTTAAATTTGATTATGCTATACCTTATGTACAATATGAAAATGCAAATGCATGGACTAAATCAGGCAACTGGGGCAGTAATTTTTGCCGCACTGTTGTATTGTTAAAAGATCCCTCAGCTCTTGCACGTGCCAATAATATATTGGGCACAATGGTAGGTAAGCACGATCAGGGTAATAAGAACCAGCTTTTCCTTTTCCCGTTTACAAAGCTTCACTTATATAATAAGTTTGAAAATGGTAAATCAGCAGGTGGTGAAATTCAGCAGATACACTTGTTTGAGATACTGGCTACCTGCATATTGCTGATAGCTTGTGTAAATTTCATGAACCTTTCTACCGCACGATCCGAAGAGCGGGCAAAAGAAGTGGGTATCCGCAAGGCAATAGGCTCAGGTCGTGGGCCGCTGGTAACTCAATTTATTATCGAGTCGCTTATCTTATCCTTCATATCAACCATATTAGCTGTAATTGTGTTGAGCATATGTGTGCCGTTCTTTAATAACCTGCTCAATATAAAGCTCGTTTTACCAATTGGTAGTTGGCCCGCATGGCTGCTGGTTGTTGGTCTGGCTTTATTTACCGGGCTTATTTCAGGTAGTTACCCTGCTTTTTACCTGTCATCATTCCAACCTATAAAAGTTTTAAAAGGTGTGTTTAAAGGCAGCAAAAGTGTATTGCCTATTCGTAAGGTTTTAGTGGTGATACAGTTTGCCTTTGCTGTATTTTTAATTACAGCAACCATTTGTATCTATCGTCAGATCCGTTACATACAATCTATGCCAAATGGCTATGATAAAAATAGCCTGGTTGAAGTACCTGTTGAGGGCACACTCAGTAAAAAAGCTAATGCACTTATAACCGAGCTTAAAAATAATGGGGCTATTATCCATGCCTCAAACCTATCACAAAGTATTACCGAAAATGGTAGCAACACCTGGGGCATCGACTGGCAAGGCAAAGATCCTAACCAAAAAATATTGTTTGATATATTTTATGCCGGCTTTGATCTTACTAAAACAACAGGGGTAAAGCTGGTAGCGGGCCGTGAATTCTCGGCGGAGTATCCTGCCGATACAACTGCTAAAATTCAAACGGTTATGATCAATGAAACTGCGGCCAAACTCATGAAACAATCATTGGGTGCCATAATTAAATGGGGAGATCAGCCTGTTACCATCGTTGGTATTTACAAAGATTTTGTTTGGGGCTCACCTTACCAAAAAACGCCGCCTATGGTAACCTTTTGTAATGGTTTTGGTGGTTCAGTTATAGCTTTGCGCCTTAACCCGGCAAAAAGTACTACTGCCAGTATCGATCTGATCAACAAAAGCCTAAAAGAGATAAATCCGGCCTACCCGCCAACCATTAATTTTGTGGATAAAGAATTTGAGCAAAAATTCCAGAACGAAAAGGTGCTGGCATTACTGGCAAATATATTTGGTGGCCTGGCAATTGTTATCTCATGCCTGGGTTTATTCGGCTTAGCTGCCTATGCTGCAGAGCAAAGGACAAAAGAAATAGGTGTACGTAAAGTATTAGGTGCCAGTGTAACCAACCTGGTTGGCTTATTATCAAAAGACTTTTTGATACTGGTTTTAATAGCTATTGTACCGGCTATCGCATTATCAATATATGTGTTAAATAAATGGCTCACTAACTATGAATATCGTATAACACTAAGCTGGTGGATAATGGCCCTGGCAAGTGTTATTACCATAGTTATTGCGCTGTTAACGGTTAGCTACCAGGCCATAAAAGCCGCGGTAGCCAACCCTATTAAAAGTTTGCGTAGCGAATAA
- a CDS encoding sigma-54-dependent transcriptional regulator, whose amino-acid sequence MILKKATVLIVDDDTDVLTAVKLLLKTEAQEVITEKNPENLNWLLQRNQVDLVLLDMNFNSAINTGNEGLYWLKKIKEWKPNVCVIMITAYGDIDLAVRSLKEGADDFVVKPWHNEKLITTIKDLLDKQEGVKPAKTSVKSSNGGTSILGESDVMQDIFYKVNKIAPTDANILLLGENGTGKDLMAKAIHERSLRADKPFVKVDVGALTDTLFESELFGHKKGAFTDAREDRTGRFEDAQGGTLFLDEIGNITLQQQAKLLTVLQNRQVTRLGTNKAVDIDIRLICATNLPLNELANENRFRKDLIYRINTVEINMPPLRRRSEDIVVLARHFSKMYATKYLKPAMDFEPAALQKLRMYNYPGNVRELQYTIERAVIMADDHIMHADDLIFSILENPADTTPDNDNVPLSIMEKNAILKVIEKHNGNITRAAKELGLTRTALYRRLSKYDI is encoded by the coding sequence ATGATACTTAAAAAAGCTACCGTTTTAATTGTTGATGATGATACCGATGTATTAACGGCTGTTAAGCTACTGCTTAAAACCGAGGCACAGGAAGTGATCACCGAGAAAAACCCGGAAAATTTAAACTGGCTTTTGCAGCGCAACCAGGTTGATCTTGTTTTACTGGATATGAACTTTAACAGCGCCATCAACACCGGCAATGAAGGTTTATACTGGCTTAAAAAGATAAAAGAATGGAAGCCCAACGTATGTGTGATAATGATTACAGCTTATGGCGATATTGACCTGGCTGTACGATCACTAAAAGAAGGCGCTGATGATTTTGTGGTAAAGCCATGGCACAATGAAAAGCTGATAACCACCATAAAAGACCTGCTCGATAAACAGGAGGGCGTAAAACCTGCTAAAACATCTGTCAAAAGCTCAAATGGGGGAACATCTATTCTGGGTGAATCGGATGTGATGCAGGATATTTTTTATAAAGTGAATAAAATTGCCCCTACCGATGCCAATATATTGCTCTTAGGCGAAAACGGTACCGGCAAGGATTTGATGGCAAAAGCTATTCATGAACGTTCGTTACGTGCCGATAAACCATTTGTTAAGGTTGATGTGGGCGCGCTTACTGATACTTTGTTCGAGAGTGAACTGTTCGGGCATAAAAAAGGAGCATTTACTGATGCACGTGAGGATCGTACCGGCCGTTTTGAAGATGCACAGGGCGGTACTTTATTTTTAGATGAGATCGGGAACATTACCCTGCAGCAACAAGCCAAGCTATTAACCGTATTACAAAACAGGCAGGTAACGCGTTTGGGTACCAATAAAGCTGTTGATATTGATATCAGGCTGATATGCGCCACCAATTTACCGTTGAACGAGTTAGCCAATGAAAACCGTTTCCGTAAGGATTTGATATATCGTATTAACACCGTTGAAATTAATATGCCGCCATTGCGCAGGCGTAGCGAGGACATTGTAGTATTAGCACGGCATTTTTCAAAAATGTATGCTACTAAATACCTTAAACCCGCGATGGATTTTGAACCGGCCGCTTTACAAAAACTACGGATGTACAACTACCCCGGTAATGTAAGGGAACTGCAATACACTATTGAACGCGCCGTAATTATGGCCGACGATCATATAATGCATGCCGATGACCTGATATTTTCGATACTGGAAAACCCGGCCGATACAACTCCTGATAATGACAATGTGCCTTTAAGCATTATGGAAAAAAATGCCATTTTAAAGGTAATTGAAAAGCACAACGGCAACATTACCCGGGCAGCAAAAGAGCTTGGCCTAACACGTACCGCCTTATACCGCAGATTGAGCAAATATGATATTTAA
- a CDS encoding efflux RND transporter periplasmic adaptor subunit, whose protein sequence is MDRIIEKKKWNNKRIMIIAGVSALVIFIVFVVVTGVGGKSKLDVDTDRITISEVTKGPFQETIPVNGVVLPITTIYLDAVEGGRVEKLYVEDGTQMKAGDPIMKLSDLDLELSLANQQTAVFNVLTQMQISRDQAQQNTIGKLQNMADADNAFRDASRVYKLDQKLYAQKAIGLQEFQIAQNTYDYALRKEKLNAQILKQDSTSVKQQAQQAQESYANMKSTLDLMKQKVGDLVVKAPVDGQLSSMDSEVGQNITKGERLGEIDVLSGFKVRVNIDEHYISRVYKGLKGDFQFADKTYNLKIKKVFDQVKAGTGQFQVDMEFVGAVPQGIRNGQTLQIRLALSDATQAILLPKGGFYQQTGGNWIFKVSANGKTAYRADIQLNRQSPDYYEVISGLQPGDKVITSSYDTYGEMQELILNK, encoded by the coding sequence GTGGACAGAATTATAGAAAAAAAGAAGTGGAACAATAAACGAATAATGATAATTGCCGGTGTATCGGCGCTTGTTATATTCATCGTTTTCGTGGTGGTTACAGGTGTGGGTGGCAAGAGTAAACTGGATGTTGATACCGATCGTATTACTATTAGTGAAGTTACAAAGGGCCCTTTTCAGGAAACTATACCTGTTAACGGTGTTGTACTGCCTATTACTACTATTTATTTGGATGCAGTTGAAGGTGGCCGTGTTGAAAAGCTTTATGTTGAGGATGGCACCCAGATGAAAGCCGGTGACCCCATCATGAAATTATCCGATCTTGACCTTGAACTAAGTCTGGCTAACCAACAAACTGCTGTATTTAACGTGCTTACGCAAATGCAGATCTCGCGTGATCAGGCACAACAAAATACCATTGGTAAATTACAGAATATGGCCGATGCTGATAACGCGTTCAGGGATGCATCACGTGTTTATAAACTGGATCAGAAGCTTTACGCGCAAAAGGCTATTGGGTTGCAGGAATTTCAGATAGCTCAAAATACTTATGATTATGCCTTACGCAAAGAAAAACTAAATGCCCAGATCTTGAAACAGGATTCAACATCAGTAAAACAACAGGCGCAACAGGCGCAGGAATCATATGCCAATATGAAAAGTACTTTAGACCTGATGAAGCAAAAGGTTGGCGACCTTGTGGTAAAAGCACCGGTTGATGGTCAGCTAAGCTCAATGGATTCTGAAGTTGGACAAAATATTACAAAGGGGGAACGTTTAGGAGAAATTGACGTCTTATCAGGGTTCAAGGTAAGGGTTAATATTGATGAGCACTATATTTCACGTGTTTACAAAGGCTTAAAGGGTGATTTTCAATTTGCTGATAAAACCTATAACCTAAAAATAAAGAAGGTATTTGACCAGGTGAAAGCCGGAACAGGGCAGTTTCAGGTAGATATGGAGTTTGTGGGAGCCGTACCGCAAGGCATAAGAAACGGGCAAACTTTGCAGATACGATTGGCATTGAGCGATGCAACGCAAGCCATATTACTACCTAAGGGCGGATTCTACCAACAAACAGGTGGTAACTGGATATTTAAAGTAAGTGCCAACGGTAAAACCGCTTACAGGGCTGATATACAATTAAACAGGCAAAGCCCTGATTACTACGAAGTAATAAGCGGCTTGCAGCCGGGCGATAAGGTGATTACATCAAGCTATGATACTTATGGCGAGATGCAGGAACTGATATTAAATAAATAA
- a CDS encoding ABC transporter permease codes for MIRNYFIIAFRNIRRNMSYAFLNVFGLTLGIASCLVIFLIVRNELSYDAFNHKADRTYRVTLHALDFNSNISVAIVPPMRLDFPELEQVTQVFFQTDGLIKVGNNRYDEKNFAFADAHFPAVFDYRWIAGNPKTALAEPNTVVLTESIAKKYFGQKDAMGQVINVDKQFPLKVTGIIKDVPGNTSLPFTFLISFITIQKDFNHNFWNIPGGSYVYIVLPKNQSIKNIQAKIPAFIKKHWGDDIAKQATLPLQPLKDVHFDQRYINNVVTPTSRETYYVLGGVALLIIITACINFINLATAQAIRRAREVGVRKVLGAGKGQLIAQFLGETTVLVLLALFMGIAIASIFLTRANNILGININASQLSEPAVMECIAGLTVLVILLSGLYPAFVQSAFQPVDSLKNKVGISTGGLTLRKGLVIAQFAISQILIVGTIVVARQMDFFENQNLGFNKDAIVTVDIPDVAKGEALKQQLLAEPGIKDISFSSAAPAYSSNFCPFSAKQLGYPKDNVTELKNIDERYIDMFGLTMLAGNKVAKDDTLHHVVINETLIHDIGIQDPQKAIGQQIEVNGNKVAITGVVKDFQSESKHKKIRACVLMYDRSNFYSVSMLVQPAAMRQTIDHVGKKWSAIFPDDLFSYQFMDDRIAGFYRQEQKVYTAFRLFSSIAILIGCLGLYGLISFAASQRTKEVGIRKVLGASLTSIVALFSKEFIVLIGIAFFIAAPLGYYMMNNWLQNFAYHINIGAETFVVAISASFIIASVTILYQVTKAALANPVKSLRSE; via the coding sequence ATGATCAGGAATTACTTTATTATCGCTTTCAGAAACATACGCCGTAATATGAGTTACGCGTTCCTGAATGTTTTTGGATTAACGCTTGGTATCGCTTCCTGCCTGGTCATATTTCTTATTGTAAGAAACGAACTGAGCTATGATGCCTTTAACCATAAGGCCGACAGAACCTATCGCGTAACCCTGCACGCGCTTGATTTCAATTCAAATATATCAGTAGCTATAGTACCTCCCATGCGGCTGGATTTTCCGGAGCTGGAACAGGTTACACAAGTATTTTTTCAGACCGATGGCCTTATAAAAGTTGGCAATAATCGTTACGACGAAAAGAATTTTGCTTTTGCCGATGCGCATTTCCCGGCGGTATTTGATTACCGATGGATAGCCGGCAACCCTAAAACGGCCCTTGCTGAACCTAATACCGTGGTGTTAACAGAAAGCATCGCCAAAAAATATTTCGGGCAGAAAGATGCCATGGGGCAGGTAATTAATGTTGATAAGCAATTCCCGCTTAAAGTTACCGGTATAATAAAGGATGTGCCGGGTAATACCAGTTTGCCCTTTACCTTTTTGATCTCCTTCATCACCATACAAAAAGATTTCAACCATAATTTTTGGAATATACCTGGTGGCAGTTATGTGTACATCGTTCTTCCAAAAAATCAATCTATAAAAAATATCCAGGCTAAAATACCGGCCTTTATTAAAAAACACTGGGGCGATGATATCGCAAAACAGGCGACACTGCCACTACAGCCGCTTAAGGATGTGCATTTCGATCAGCGTTATATCAATAACGTTGTTACCCCAACATCAAGAGAAACTTATTATGTTTTGGGCGGCGTAGCATTGCTCATTATTATTACGGCATGCATCAATTTTATTAACCTGGCCACAGCGCAGGCCATCAGGCGCGCCCGGGAAGTAGGTGTTCGCAAAGTGCTTGGCGCAGGTAAAGGGCAACTAATAGCGCAGTTTTTGGGCGAAACTACTGTACTGGTATTGCTGGCTCTGTTTATGGGCATTGCAATAGCATCCATATTCCTCACACGGGCCAATAATATATTGGGCATAAATATAAACGCATCACAATTGAGCGAACCTGCTGTGATGGAGTGTATAGCCGGTTTAACGGTGCTGGTAATATTACTTTCAGGCCTTTATCCAGCATTTGTACAGTCAGCATTTCAACCTGTGGATTCACTTAAAAATAAAGTGGGCATCTCAACCGGAGGCTTAACACTACGCAAAGGTTTGGTTATAGCCCAGTTTGCCATTTCACAAATATTAATAGTCGGCACCATTGTAGTTGCCCGGCAAATGGACTTCTTTGAAAACCAGAACCTCGGCTTTAACAAAGATGCTATAGTAACGGTAGATATACCTGATGTTGCCAAAGGCGAGGCTTTAAAACAGCAGTTACTTGCCGAACCGGGAATAAAGGATATTAGCTTTTCATCGGCAGCGCCTGCTTACAGTAGTAATTTTTGTCCGTTTTCAGCAAAGCAACTGGGTTATCCTAAGGATAATGTAACCGAACTTAAAAATATTGATGAGCGCTATATAGATATGTTTGGCCTGACCATGCTTGCAGGTAATAAAGTAGCTAAGGACGATACCCTGCACCATGTAGTGATAAATGAAACGCTGATACATGATATAGGCATACAGGATCCCCAGAAAGCTATTGGTCAGCAGATAGAAGTTAATGGTAACAAGGTTGCTATAACCGGTGTAGTAAAGGATTTTCAAAGCGAATCAAAACATAAAAAGATAAGGGCTTGCGTGCTCATGTACGATCGTAGCAATTTTTACTCGGTAAGTATGCTTGTACAGCCGGCGGCCATGCGTCAAACTATTGATCATGTAGGCAAGAAATGGTCGGCCATATTTCCTGATGATCTGTTCAGCTACCAGTTTATGGACGACCGTATAGCTGGATTTTATCGCCAGGAGCAAAAGGTTTATACCGCGTTCAGGCTGTTTTCATCTATCGCCATACTTATTGGCTGCCTGGGCTTGTACGGCCTTATAAGTTTTGCCGCATCACAACGCACAAAAGAAGTTGGTATCCGCAAGGTATTGGGTGCATCGTTAACCAGCATTGTTGCCCTGTTTTCAAAAGAGTTTATAGTATTGATAGGCATCGCATTTTTTATTGCCGCCCCGCTTGGTTATTACATGATGAACAACTGGCTGCAAAACTTTGCCTACCATATAAATATTGGTGCCGAAACATTTGTGGTAGCCATAAGCGCCTCATTTATAATTGCATCAGTTACTATTTTATACCAGGTTACAAAAGCCGCGCTGGCTAACCCGGTGAAAAGTTTGCGGTCGGAATAG